The Salvia miltiorrhiza cultivar Shanhuang (shh) chromosome 1, IMPLAD_Smil_shh, whole genome shotgun sequence genome has a window encoding:
- the LOC131008172 gene encoding lipid transfer protein EARLI 1-like translates to MAKPNSSRRVILGACLVLVSLALANSSATCPADVVLRLDSCSHFASWIVGGGGNPEKAECCAVIGGLDSQRAADCLCVVLGGDLLGNKVDSALGQILNACKKQKPAAYKCA, encoded by the coding sequence ATGGCAAAGCCAAACTCAAGCAGAAGAGTGATCTTGGGTGCGTGCCTTGTGCTCGTTTCCTTGGCCCTCGCAAACTCCAGCGCCACCTGCCCCGCCGACGTCGTATTGAGACTCGATTCTTGCTCCCACTTCGCTTCCTGGATagtcggcggcggcggaaacCCTGAAAAGGCGGAATGCTGCGCCGTTATTGGTGGTCTCGACAGCCAGCGGGCGGCCGACTGCCTCTGCGTAGTCCTCGGAGGAGATCTCCTCGGCAACAAAGTTGATTCCGCTCTTGGACAGATTTTGAATGCCTGCAAGAAGCAAAAACCTGCGGCTTACAAATGTGCTTAA
- the LOC131025074 gene encoding 14 kDa proline-rich protein DC2.15-like, whose amino-acid sequence MASKQKTSIALFLALNILFFTLSSACGTCPGPNPKPKPKPKPKPTPSPSKGSCPRDTLKLGVCAKLLDGLLGVTVGTPPKQPCCSLIEGLADLEAAVCLCTAIKANVLGINLNNVPVSLSLLLNVCSKKVPKGFVCA is encoded by the exons ATGGCTTCCAAGCAAAAGACATCAATTGCACTATTCCTTGCCCTAAACATTCTCTTCTTCACCCTTTCGAGTGCGTGTGGAACGTGCCCCGGTCCGAACCCTAAGCCCAAACCTAAGCCAAAGCCGAAGCCAACTCCAAGCCCTAGCAAGGGTAGCTGCCCTAGAGATACCCTAAAACTAGGTGTGTGTGCTAAGTTGCTCGATGGATTACTTGGTGTGACCGTGGGTACTCCTCCAAAGCAGCCATGCTGCAGCCTCATCGAGGGTTTGGCTGACTTGGAGGCCGCGGTTTGCCTTTGCACCGCGATCAAAGCCAATGTTCTTGGGATCAACCTGAAT AATGTGCCTGTTTCCCTTAGCTTGCTTCTCAATGTTTGCTCTAAGAAAGTTCCTAAAGGTTTTGTTTGCGCCTAA
- the LOC131008177 gene encoding DNA repair protein REV1-like, producing MSVYIFYLFQSSRLHFIGTWRNRYRKRFPSLSNGITSGVSGLYTTGSSPKTAVANEKNVVIHIDMDCFFVSVVIRNHPELQGKPVAVCHSDNPRGTAEISSANYPAREYGVRAGMFVKDAKSRCPQLVIVPYDFGAYEMVADQFYDILHNHCNKVQAVSCDEAFLDVSESEVGDHDLLASIIRKEILNTT from the exons ATGTCAGTCTATATATTTTACCTCTTTCAGAGTTCAAGGCTGCATTTTATTGGTACTTGGAGAAACCGATATCGTAAGAGATTTCCCAGCTTGTCTAATGGGATTACATCTGGAGTTTCTGGTCTCTACACTACGGGTTCCAGTCCCAAAACTGCTGTAGCGAATGAGAAGAATGTTGTGATACACATCGACATG GACTGCTTCTTCGTTTCAGTAGTCATCAGGAACCATCCTGAGTTACAGGGAAAACCTGTTGCTGTCTGTCATTCAGATAATCCCCGTGGTACAGCTGAAATCTCATCAGCCAATTATCCGGCCCGAGAATATG GAGTGAGGGCAGGGATGTTTGTGAAAGATGCGAAGAGTAGGTGCCCTCAGCTTGTAATTGTTCCATATGACTTTGGAGCTTATGAGATG GTGGCAGATCAATTTTATGACATTCTTCACAATCACTGCAACAAAGTGCAG GCTGTGAGCTGTGATGAAGCATTCTTAGATGTATCTGAATCAGAAGTGGGGGACCATGATCTTTTAGCCTCGATAATCAGAAAGGAGATTCTTAATACTACATGA
- the LOC131025084 gene encoding probable pectin methylesterase CGR2: MSRRPNAARRIGDGGSIPFVGALHSKAQTSPLLSIGIFVVGALLVVGYLYHSSGSRSGDINSLSRLEGGVSCTLEVQKIIPILKKTYGDSMKKVLQVGPETCSVVSQLLKQEDTEVWGIEPYELDDADASCKLVVCRVLS, encoded by the exons ATGTCAAGAAGACCCAATGCTGCTCGCCGTATTGGAGATGGCGGGAGCATTCCCTTTGTCGGGGCATTGCATTCCAAGGCCCAAACTTCTCCACTATTATCCATTGGAATTTTTGTTGTG GGAGCATTGCTGGTTGTTGGTTATCTTTATCACAGTTCAG GTAGCAGGAGTGGTGACATAAATAGTTTAAGTAGACTTGAAG GTGGTGTTTCTTGTACTCTAGAAGTTCAGAAAATAATACCTATTCTGAAGAAAACATATGGTGACAGCATGAAAAAGGTATTACAAGTTGGTCCTGAAACCTGCTCGGTGGTCTCTCAATTATTGAAACAAGAGGATACAGAAGTCTGGGGTATAGAGCCTTATGAGTTAGATGATGCTGATGCCAGCTGCAAGTTAGTTGTGTGTCGGGTTCTCTCCTAA